Proteins encoded in a region of the Phaenicophaeus curvirostris isolate KB17595 chromosome 1, BPBGC_Pcur_1.0, whole genome shotgun sequence genome:
- the ARHGAP31 gene encoding rho GTPase-activating protein 31 — MKNKGAKQKLKRKGAASAFGCDLTEYLESSGQDVPYVLKSCAEFIETHGIVDGIYRLSGVTSNIQKLRQEFVSDQCPDLTREVYLQDIHCVGSLCKLYFRELPNPLLTYELYKKFTEAVSRFPEDEQLARIQNVIQELPPSHYRTLEYLIKHLTHLASFSNMTNMHTRNLALVWAPNLLRSKEIEAVGCNGDAAFLEVRVQQLVIEFILNHVDQIFSTNRKASCAESIESASVVKSLTLPSASLPMKLVSLEEAQARSLSASHPARKERRENSLPEIVPVTGSLFHTVVDLPDSKRKLSTKSKKWKSIFNLGRSGSESKSKLSRNGSVFVRAQKLSEKATIRPAKSMDSLCSLPVEGDDEKSRFKRTVTTGGFFVPVMKMRTGGTGSSYDLSKENEWEREGSAMGAKGNSDLSGEKGPSRTPQAKSPPEQLKVFRAAEDAENEQTSSKGGRMFYTSETASKSGFPSSLFPLEASPRHQRKALNISEPFAVSVPLRVSAVISTNSTPCRVPAKEKLSLSSLEELSSLVAEGTSPCALEAGTHTRTEQVLEQKEKQLEPTLPAATSRGSQPEELLAGRKPEPLETPQPAAENQEMLCGQSSCTSSTSSTQQSSEKSPTLKQTPSSEDRMRPLPTDKAEQGQLKMKDVSSEGSCAQQEIEAAKTEGRSRLRDVTEDPANALLEPLWPEIQQELKIIEPEEELLLLPAAVPKMGLISESSSSVQADSSSSAPGKSPILSEQKSASRTPQTKTPVTLFGATNMEQQDSLHKCQSDVAAQQSCASALLKLGTLPAGTAPPENHHPVVDSRNECLAPPLDWKLNSQSESNEVAPNDEFSCSKGARPESGREKHCICQLQREKDGLTRVQTQREKPEIMAVDERDTLSSKALSGAGIQELEEGNTVSRIHDAGDQDDEDTWTNNVQSLELVEPWEDHQWVTSPLHSPTFKDMQEIQEFKPQNQRAGTGLSLRPRFSRSLSLDSKDTVMSLWTIPFPFIDATDQQQPCSDIVPVTCELSKTQPISSSALGKTQQDESGISPPKEPSKPEELRYPPSRDEIPTEKEGSSKIPLSELEEKKVDVSKENPWTSKLELSLPYQNSPSGSSQAKNTEKELPMSQDTALAEETITKTSPTESQQSNKGEDTPRKVKTRPSSLNLDSLLPAPDFFTFESLSMASAPGNLLCGQKEVRSSDSVPSLPTACPAASKGVSWGSHFNAHVDLDLDYLAMAHATTGRRNSAPVSVSAVRTSFMIKMCQARAVPVIPPKIQYTQIPQPLQAQNATLSAEKKEAEAKQTIRQTQRVAWSHHEDPTSPLTEKKAKAEKENSDPAQKESACPWYNSLGSPLDPSQSSHHPALDAPVLRRKRTSEGEASGDNPQSSKMERPSGFSKPSYRSRPGRPQSLILFSPPFPIMDHPSSSADSRVLLSPIRSPTQTTSSSPICGDLTETSWTTPEGVTLRNKMTIPKNGQRLETSTSCFYQPQRRSVILDGRSGRQIE, encoded by the exons TACCCTATGTGCTGAAGAGCTGTGCGGAATTCATTGAGACTCATGGCATTGTGGATGGGATCTACCGCCTCTCAGGAGTGACATCCAACATACAAAAGCTGAG ACAAGAATTTGTTTCTGACCAATGCCCAGATCTGACAAGGGAAGTTTACCTCCAGGACATCCACTGTGTGGGGTCGCTCTGCAAGCTGTACTTCAGGGAACTGCCTAACCCTCTCCTCACTTATGAGCTCTACAAGAAATTCACG GAAGCAGTATCACGCTTTCCTGAGGATGAGCAGTTGGCAAGAATTCAGAATGTCATCCAGGAGCTCCCCCCATCGCACTACAG AACACTGGAATACTTGATCAAGCACCTGACTCACTTGGCCTCCTTCAGCAATATGACCAACATGCACACCAGAAACCTGGCCTTGGTGTGGGCTCCCAATCTCCTCAG GTCAAAGGAGATCGAGGCTGTTGGCTGCAATGGGGatgcagctttcctggaggtgcgAGTGCAGCAGCTGGTGATCGAGTTCATCCTGAATCATGTGGATCAGATCTTcagcacaaacagaaaagcCAGCTGTGCGGAGAGCATTG agaGCGCATCGGTTGTGAAAAGTCTGACCctcccctcagcttccctgCCAATGAAACTGGTAAGCCTGGAAGAAGCACAGGCACGGAGTCTGTCTGCCTCCCACCCTGCtcggaaggagaggagagagaacagcttgCCTGAAATTGTACCTGTAACTGGGTCCCTCTTTCACACAGTTGTTGACCTCCCTGACAGCAA gagaAAATTATCTACCAAGTCCAAGAAATGGAAGTCAATATTTAACTTGGGCCGTTCTGGCTCAGAATCAAAGTCTAAACTGAGTCGAAATGGAAGTGTCTTTGTAAGGGCACAGAAGCTCTCTG aaaaagcaactaTTCGGCCTGCGAAGAGCATGGACTCGCTGTGTTCTCTGCCAGTGGAAG GGGACGATGAAAAGAGCAGATTCAAACGGACAGTGACTACTGGAGGGTTTTTTGTTCCGGTGATGAAGATGCGGACAGGAGGCACAGGCAGCTCATATGACCTCAGCAAGGAGAATGAGTGGGAGCGGGAAGGATCTGCCATGGGGGCCAAAGGAAACTCAGACCTGAGTGGGGAGAAAGGTCCTTCCCGGACACCTCAGGCAAAGTCACCCCCTGAGCAGCTGAAAGTCTTCCGGGCAGCAGAGGATGCTGAAAATGAGCAGACTTCCTCCAAAGGTGGCCGCATGTTCTACACCTCTGAAACAGCCTCCAAGTCAGGCTTCCCAAGCAGCCTCTTTCCCTTGGAGGCCTCCCCTCGTCACCAGAGGAAAGCCCTGAACATCTCAGAGCCTTTTGCCGTCTCTGTCCCCCTGCGGGTATCTGCAGTCATCAGCACTAACAGCACTCCCTGCCGTGTCCCTGCCAAGGAGAAGCTTTCCCTCTCCAGCCTGGAGGAGTTGTCTTCCCTGGTGGCTGAGGGCACGAGCCCCTGTGCCCTGGAAGCAGGGACTCACACGAGGACAGagcaggtgctggagcagaaggaaaaacaactgGAGCCCACTCTACCAGCAGCAACATCCAGAG GCTCTCAACCTGAGGAGCTGTTGGCAGGCAGGAAGCCCGAGCCCTTAGAAActccacagccagcagcagaaaatCAGGAGATGTTATGTGGGCAAAGCAGCTGCACGAGCAGCACCAGTAGCACCCAGCAGTCCTCAGAGAAGAGTCCCACCTTGAAACAAACACCATCCTCAGAGGATCGTATGAGGCCACTCCCTACAGACAAAGCAGAGCAAGGACAACTCAAGATGAAGGATGTCTCCTCAGAAGGCAGCTGTGCTCAGCAGGAGATTGAGGCGGCTAAGACAGAAGGAAGGTCACGCTTAAGAGATGTG actgAGGACCCTGCAAATGCCCTTCTAGAACCGCTGTGGCCAGAGATACAGCAGGAACTGAAAATCATTGAACCTGAAGAGGAGCTCTTGCTCTTGCCAGCTGCTGTTCCCAAGATGGGCCTAATTTCTGAATCCTCTTCTTCAGTACAAGCAGATAGTTCTTCCTCTGCCCCAGGGAAGAGTCCAATTCTCTCTGAGCAGAAATCTGCAAGTAGAACACCACAGACAAAAACTCCTGTGACACTATTTGGTGCCACTAACATGGAACAACAAGACAGCCTCCACAAGTGCCAGTCTGATGTagctgcacagcagagctgtgcttcaGCCCTACTCAAACTGGGTACTCTTCCAGCTGGCACAGCCCCTCCAGAGAACCACCACCCAGTGGTGGACAGTAGGAATGAATGTCTAGCTCCTCCCCTGGACTGGAAGCTTAATAGTCAATCAGAATCTAATGAGGTTGCCCCAAATGATGAGTTTTCTTGTTCCAAAGGAGCACGTCCAGAGTcagggagagaaaaacattgcatttgccagctgcagagggaaaaggatGGTCTTACTAGAGTCCAGACTCAGAGGGAGAAGCCTGAGATAATGGCTGTTGATGAAAGGGACACGTTGTCCTCCAAGGCACTAAGTGGAGCTGGAatccaggagctggaggagggcaATACTGTTAGCAGAATCCACGATGCTGGTGACCAGGATGATGAGGATACCTGGACAAATAATGTGCAAAGCTTAGAACTTGTGGAGCCATGGGAGGATCACCAGTGGGTTACAAGCCCACTCCATTCCCCTACCTTTAAGGACATGCAGGAGATACAGGAGTTTAAGCCACAGAAccagagagcagggacaggCCTTTCTCTCAGACCACGATTCAGTCGCAGCCTCTCCCTGGACAGTAAAGACACAGTGATGAGTCTGTGGACGATCCCGTTCCCTTTCATTGATGCCACTGACCAGCAACAACCATGCAGTGACATTGTGCCAGTGACTTGTGAGCTGTCCAAAACACAACCCATCTCTTCATCTGCTCTGGGCAAAACTCAGCAAGATGAGAGTGGCATAAGTCCTCCAAAAGAACCTTCAAAACCTGAGGAGCTGAGGTACCCCCCCAGCAGGGATGAAATACCAACTGAGAAAGAAGGATCCTCTAAAATCCCTTTGTCAGagctagaagaaaagaaagtggaTGTGAGCAAAGAAAACCCTTGGACCTCAAAGCTTGAGCTGTCTTTACCGTACCAAAATAGCCCAAGCGGTTCTTCACAGGCaaagaacacagagaaagaGTTACCTATGTCTCAGGACACTGCTCTGGCAGAAGAGACTATTACCAAAACATCTCCCACTGAGTCACAGCAGAGTAATAAAGGTGAAGATACACCTCGCAAAGTGAAGACTAGGCCCTCATCCCTCAACTTGGATTCACTCCTTCCAGCCCCAGATTTCTTCACGTTTGAGAGCCTTTCCATGGCCTCTGCCCCTGGGAACCTCCTATGTGGGCAGAAGGAAGTAAGAAGCAGTGATTCTGTTCCATCTTTGCCAactgcctgccctgctgccaGTAAAGGTGTTTCCTGGGGGTCTCATTTCAATGCCCACGTGGACCTAGACTTGGATTACCTGGCAATGGCCCATGCCACCACTGGCCGTCGTAACTCTGCCCCTGTCAGCGTCTCAGCAGTCAGGACCTCCTTCATGATTAAGATGTGCCAGGCTAGAGCAGTGCCTGTGATACCACCTAAGATTCAGTACACCCAGATCCCTCAGCCCCTGCAGGCTCAGAATGCCACTCTGTCAGCtgagaaaaaggaagcagaagccAAGCAGACCATCAGGCAGACTCAACGGGTGGCATGGAGCCACCATGAGGACCCCACGAGCCCACTGACAGAGAAGAAAgccaaagcagagaaagaaaacagtgaccCAGCTCAAAAGGAATCAGCCTGTCCTTGGTACAACAGCCTTGGCTCTCCACTAGACCCATCGCAGTCCAGTCATCACCCAGCTCTGGATGCCCCTGTTCTGCGCCGAAAGCGCACCTCTGAGGGAGAGGCATCCGGAGATAACCCACAGTCCTCAAAGATGGAGAGGCCATCAGGGTTCTCCAAGCCTTCCTATAGATCTAGGCCTGGAAGGCCCCAGAGTCTGATTCTCTTCAGTCCTCCTTTCCCCATTATGGACCACCCCTCCTCTTCAGCAGACTCCAGGGTCTTGTTATCACCCATAAGGAGCCCCACTCAGACCACATCTTCAAGTCCCATTTGTGGTGATCTGACTGAGACTTCATGGACAACGCCTGAGGGGGTGACGCTGCGGAACAAAATGACCATCCCCAAGAATGGCCAGAGACTGGAGACCTCTACCAGTTGCTTTTACCAGCCCCAGAGGCGCTCTGTGATTCTGGATGGACGAAGTGGGAGGCAGATTGAATAG